A window of Psychromonas sp. CNPT3 contains these coding sequences:
- the yciH gene encoding stress response translation initiation inhibitor YciH encodes MDFNDLNLVYSTDIGKIEPTKEEKSPPKSDGIIRLHRETKGRKGKGVILIKGLQLDEKSLKSLAKEIKKRTATGGAIKDFVIEIQGNDRELIKQILEKKGYKVKFSGG; translated from the coding sequence ATGGACTTTAATGATCTAAATCTCGTTTACTCTACTGACATAGGTAAAATAGAGCCAACCAAAGAAGAAAAATCTCCCCCTAAAAGTGATGGTATTATTCGTTTACACCGAGAAACTAAAGGCCGAAAAGGTAAAGGTGTGATTTTAATAAAAGGCTTACAACTCGATGAAAAATCGTTAAAGTCTCTCGCCAAAGAGATAAAAAAACGCACCGCAACAGGTGGCGCCATTAAAGACTTTGTGATTGAGATTCAAGGTAACGATCGTGAATTAATAAAACAAATACTCGAGAAGAAAGGTTATAAAGTGAAGTTTTCGGGGGGGTAA
- the yacG gene encoding DNA gyrase inhibitor YacG has translation MQVKCPTCKKDVLWVEASKFRPFCCKRCQLIDLGEWANEAHAIKGESTEISSSKSIYFD, from the coding sequence ATGCAAGTAAAATGTCCAACGTGTAAAAAAGATGTGTTATGGGTAGAGGCGAGTAAATTTAGGCCTTTTTGTTGCAAACGTTGCCAGTTAATTGACTTAGGTGAGTGGGCAAATGAAGCGCATGCTATTAAAGGTGAATCTACGGAAATATCTTCGAGTAAAAGTATATATTTCGATTGA
- a CDS encoding FeoA family protein, giving the protein MFLSDLKVGDSAYIINMSNMDVAIRKKLLNLGFLPNAKVDLLCVAPLGDPLAVVCANNRIALRKSLAQFILVKAEK; this is encoded by the coding sequence ATGTTTTTATCGGATTTAAAAGTAGGCGATTCAGCTTATATTATTAATATGTCAAATATGGACGTTGCAATACGCAAGAAATTACTTAATTTAGGTTTTTTACCTAATGCAAAAGTTGATCTTCTCTGCGTTGCTCCTTTGGGCGACCCCTTGGCGGTTGTTTGTGCAAATAATCGTATCGCTCTGCGAAAATCCTTAGCCCAGTTTATTCTCGTTAAGGCTGAAAAATGA